In the genome of Longimicrobiaceae bacterium, one region contains:
- a CDS encoding response regulator, whose protein sequence is MTPKTVLVVEDDPDHRDIMTTLLRHHGYGVLEAVDGRAAVDAAVRHRPDLVLMDAHLPVLDGWRATERLKTDPGVSDIPVVILTAAALEEDRERAGRVGCDSFLTKPCEPQSVLDEVRQWIGPP, encoded by the coding sequence ATGACGCCGAAGACCGTGCTCGTCGTCGAGGACGACCCCGACCACCGGGACATCATGACGACCCTGCTGCGCCACCACGGCTACGGGGTGCTGGAGGCCGTGGACGGCAGGGCGGCGGTGGACGCCGCCGTGCGGCACCGCCCGGACCTCGTCCTCATGGACGCGCACCTCCCCGTGCTGGACGGGTGGCGGGCGACGGAGCGCCTCAAGACCGACCCGGGCGTGTCGGACATCCCCGTGGTGATCCTCACCGCGGCGGCGCTGGAGGAGGACCGCGAGCGCGCCGGCCGCGTGGGGTGCGACAGCTTCCTCACCAAGCCGTGCGAGCCGCAGTCGGTGCTGGACGAGGTGCGGCAGTGGATCGGCCCGCCGTAG